A region from the Spirochaetota bacterium genome encodes:
- a CDS encoding beta-agarase produces the protein MRTKAIFGSIIMAATLSADMTLFDFGRADELSRATWKDVETSLVKNENGPAMRMVTGTEYNWPSVYMKNPEGWDISAYGEFTCAVKNIDIEPVTVVCRIDNAPKGNTDPKLVQMSTYRIYIEGERENTFRITLKPMAKSSKVTMKDFFGMRGTPLGGDSMYLDNITQIIIYVDQDKKPHRFEVGNIVLTGTPDAAGRLPDKPFPMIDEFGQYKHKDWPGKTHSLDEMIQRRDEEAKELLANPRPASWDRYGGWKDGPTLKATGFFRTEKYNGKWYLVDPEGKLFFSQGIDCLHFGDTTSLLNREHWFEALPADDDASRDFYGKYKSHMMTYYYGGKDTRTFNFKAYNAMRKYGDDWKTKFADVSLHRLPSWGINTIANWSRPEFYLKRKVPYTATVNTYAPDIAGSVGYWGKFKDVFHPDFKENLKKRTAEVWFTNTIHDPWCIGYFVDNELSWGDAVSLAVGALKSPAKQPAKIVFIDELKKKYGDIAALNEAWGMTHGSWEAMIASTNVPAQDKAYADLTNFYDTVASMYFRTIRDVLKEAAPNQLYLGCRFAWGNEVSIQVSARYCDVVSYNIYAKTPKAKMDMMKQAGDKPYIIGEFHFGALDRGMFHTGLIAVKDQKERAATYTQYVTDCLNDSNIVGCHWFQYMDSPVTGRSLDGENYQIGFLDNVDTPYAEIIAASRKLGANMYRMRAGK, from the coding sequence ATGAGAACAAAAGCGATCTTCGGGAGCATCATTATGGCGGCAACGCTGTCGGCGGATATGACGCTGTTTGATTTCGGGAGAGCGGACGAGCTTTCGCGGGCGACATGGAAGGATGTTGAGACGTCGCTTGTGAAGAACGAGAACGGACCGGCGATGCGCATGGTCACCGGTACCGAATACAACTGGCCGTCGGTCTATATGAAGAACCCCGAGGGCTGGGATATCTCGGCGTACGGCGAATTCACGTGCGCCGTGAAGAACATTGACATCGAACCGGTGACCGTCGTATGCCGCATAGACAATGCCCCGAAGGGGAATACCGACCCCAAGCTTGTGCAGATGAGCACGTATCGGATCTATATCGAGGGTGAACGCGAGAACACGTTCCGCATAACGCTCAAACCGATGGCAAAGTCCTCCAAAGTGACGATGAAGGATTTTTTCGGCATGCGCGGCACACCGCTCGGCGGGGATTCGATGTACCTTGATAATATTACGCAGATAATCATCTATGTGGACCAGGACAAGAAACCGCACCGATTCGAAGTGGGTAATATCGTACTGACGGGTACGCCGGATGCGGCTGGGCGTTTGCCCGATAAACCCTTCCCCATGATCGATGAGTTCGGGCAGTATAAACATAAGGATTGGCCGGGCAAGACGCATTCGCTCGATGAAATGATACAGCGCCGCGACGAGGAAGCGAAAGAGCTTCTTGCGAACCCGCGGCCCGCATCGTGGGACCGGTACGGCGGATGGAAGGACGGGCCGACGCTTAAGGCAACGGGTTTCTTCCGCACCGAGAAGTATAACGGCAAGTGGTATCTCGTCGATCCGGAGGGAAAGCTTTTCTTCTCGCAGGGCATCGACTGTCTCCATTTCGGCGATACGACATCGCTCTTGAACCGGGAGCATTGGTTCGAAGCCCTGCCGGCGGACGACGATGCGTCCCGCGATTTCTACGGGAAATATAAATCGCATATGATGACCTACTATTACGGCGGTAAGGATACCCGTACGTTCAATTTCAAGGCATACAATGCCATGCGCAAATACGGCGATGACTGGAAAACGAAATTCGCGGATGTTTCCCTTCACCGGCTCCCGAGCTGGGGCATCAACACCATCGCCAATTGGTCACGCCCGGAATTCTATCTCAAGCGGAAGGTGCCCTACACGGCGACGGTCAATACCTACGCGCCGGACATTGCAGGTTCGGTCGGGTACTGGGGGAAATTCAAAGACGTGTTCCATCCAGACTTCAAGGAAAATCTGAAGAAGAGAACGGCGGAGGTTTGGTTTACGAACACGATACACGATCCATGGTGCATCGGCTACTTCGTTGATAATGAGCTGAGCTGGGGCGATGCCGTTTCGCTTGCCGTCGGCGCGCTCAAGTCCCCCGCAAAACAGCCGGCGAAGATCGTGTTCATCGATGAGCTTAAGAAGAAATACGGCGATATCGCCGCGCTCAATGAAGCGTGGGGTATGACCCATGGCTCGTGGGAGGCGATGATCGCATCGACGAATGTGCCCGCACAGGATAAGGCGTACGCCGATCTGACGAATTTCTACGATACGGTCGCATCGATGTATTTCCGTACGATACGTGATGTGCTCAAGGAAGCTGCACCGAACCAGCTGTATCTCGGCTGCCGTTTCGCCTGGGGCAATGAGGTATCGATACAGGTGTCCGCACGGTACTGCGATGTGGTGAGCTACAATATCTACGCGAAGACGCCCAAGGCGAAGATGGACATGATGAAACAGGCCGGTGATAAACCCTACATCATCGGCGAATTCCATTTCGGTGCGCTCGACCGCGGCATGTTCCACACCGGGCTCATTGCGGTGAAGGACCAGAAGGAGCGTGCGGCCACGTATACGCAGTACGTGACCGACTGCCTCAACGATTCGAACATCGTCGGCTGCCACTGGTTCCAATACATGGATTCACCGGTGACCGGCCGCTCGCTCGACGGCGAGAACTATCAGATCGGTTTCCTCGACAATGTCGATACGCCGTACGCGGAGATAATAGCCGCCTCGAGAAAACTTGGCGCGAACATGTACCGCATGCGCGCGGGAAAATAA
- a CDS encoding AraC family transcriptional regulator, whose product MKVLTAAQFLSREMPFMIKRYQEKGYPPHRHEFLEFFYVNAGSAVHRLDDNSYALTPGDMVILSPEHEHSFSVVEGEHFDITVCVFTPAFLSDADASLDSVIADIFLRPFSSFGFEKMRFSGTAEVKVRSLLAEMIDEYEKRPNGFRVALRAKLTDLLVTIVRAYDADVTVRSRNADTRKSHAIVDVISFVTGNFRQHLTLESIVSEHTDMTKEYFCVLFKRATGKTFVQHLTDLRLEHAKKLLTSASLSVTEVCFDSGFNDLSHFERIFRRNVGVSPRQFQRAHAVKRIARPA is encoded by the coding sequence ATGAAAGTATTGACGGCGGCGCAATTCCTTTCCCGCGAAATGCCGTTCATGATAAAGCGGTATCAGGAAAAGGGATATCCGCCCCATCGGCATGAATTCCTCGAATTCTTCTATGTGAACGCCGGGAGCGCGGTGCATCGCCTCGATGACAATTCGTACGCGCTTACGCCCGGCGATATGGTCATCCTGAGTCCCGAACATGAGCACAGCTTTTCCGTCGTCGAGGGCGAGCATTTCGATATCACCGTGTGCGTGTTCACCCCCGCATTCCTTTCCGACGCCGATGCATCGCTCGATTCCGTCATCGCTGATATATTCCTCCGTCCGTTCTCGTCCTTTGGGTTCGAGAAAATGCGCTTCTCCGGCACCGCCGAGGTGAAGGTGCGCTCGCTCCTTGCGGAGATGATCGATGAGTACGAGAAACGCCCGAACGGTTTCCGCGTCGCGCTGCGCGCAAAGCTCACGGACCTTCTTGTGACGATAGTGCGCGCCTACGATGCGGATGTGACTGTCCGCTCGCGGAACGCCGATACGCGGAAGTCGCATGCCATCGTCGATGTCATCTCGTTCGTAACGGGCAACTTCCGCCAGCATCTGACGCTCGAATCCATCGTGAGCGAGCATACCGACATGACGAAGGAATATTTCTGCGTGCTCTTCAAACGGGCTACAGGCAAGACCTTCGTGCAGCACCTCACGGACCTCCGCCTTGAGCATGCGAAGAAGCTCCTTACCTCGGCCTCGCTCTCCGTTACCGAGGTCTGCTTCGATTCCGGTTTCAACGACCTGAGCCATTTCGAGCGCATATTCAGAAGGAATGTCGGCGTAAGTCCCCGGCAGTTCCAGCGTGCGCATGCCGTCAAGCGCATCGCACGCCCCGCGTGA
- a CDS encoding cyclic nucleotide-binding domain-containing protein encodes MKNIPVDQKAMLPIVKSSRMFRYLTEPEITVMLGACAELVYEKDERIITERETSDCLYLIVSGSVRVTVDENGRDVYICTLGAGDVFGEAALFINLKRTANVAATDTGMTVLRINRADFMRFIREHPAAGIKVLFMIIYSLLAKLREANLELAFERKDDMAQGDIDDLLKDYLDTK; translated from the coding sequence ATGAAGAACATCCCCGTCGATCAGAAGGCGATGCTCCCTATCGTCAAATCATCGCGTATGTTCCGCTACCTTACCGAGCCTGAGATAACCGTTATGCTCGGTGCATGCGCGGAGCTCGTGTACGAGAAGGATGAGCGCATTATCACGGAGCGGGAAACGAGCGACTGCCTCTACCTCATCGTCTCCGGGAGCGTACGCGTGACCGTCGATGAGAACGGACGCGATGTGTATATCTGCACGCTCGGCGCAGGCGATGTGTTCGGTGAAGCGGCGCTCTTCATCAATCTGAAGCGTACGGCGAACGTGGCCGCCACTGATACGGGCATGACGGTGCTCCGCATCAATCGTGCCGATTTCATGCGGTTCATACGCGAACATCCTGCGGCGGGGATAAAAGTGCTCTTCATGATAATCTACAGTCTGCTCGCAAAATTGCGCGAGGCGAACCTCGAGCTTGCGTTCGAACGAAAGGACGACATGGCGCAGGGCGATATCGACGATCTTCTCAAGGATTATCTCGATACGAAATAG
- a CDS encoding HD domain-containing protein: protein MQTTYEKIDIAVPAALTGIARVFDSHGKKCYLVGGAVRDTFLGRPVSEYDVATDARPDEVMRMFPRTAPTGIDHGTVLVIEGGMEVEVTTFRADGKYTDGRHPDDIRFASSIEEDVSRRDFTVNALAFDLITRDFIDLFGGIQDLRRHVIRTVGDPHERFGEDGLRIMRAIRFASVLHFVIEEETFAAIGGALAVFSKVAAERIREELNRILESDDPFSGIELMRKSGILKLVLPELEEGYGVRQNRFHAYDVYYHNLNSCKAVPTGKPEETRLIRLAALLHDIAKPRTQKKIDKQEELVYYNHEIVGAAMARRIMKRLKYSRAETEFVEHLIRNHMFYYQDEWTDAAVRRFMNKVGLEHIRSLLTLREADRIGNGKRKRGESGAIPKLLRRIDIIIEEANAITVKDLVINGTDIMTLFALPPGPIVGKILDHCLELILDEPKLNEREALLAEVRKYLDSLSPEERERMMRRR, encoded by the coding sequence ATGCAAACGACATACGAAAAGATAGACATCGCCGTCCCCGCGGCCCTCACCGGAATCGCCCGTGTGTTCGATTCGCACGGCAAGAAGTGCTATCTCGTCGGCGGCGCCGTACGCGACACCTTCCTCGGACGCCCCGTGAGTGAATATGATGTGGCTACCGATGCCCGCCCCGACGAGGTGATGCGCATGTTCCCGCGCACTGCGCCCACCGGCATCGACCACGGCACCGTCCTCGTCATCGAAGGGGGCATGGAGGTTGAAGTGACCACGTTCCGCGCGGACGGGAAATACACCGACGGCCGACATCCCGACGATATACGCTTCGCATCGTCCATCGAAGAGGATGTGTCCCGCCGTGATTTCACCGTGAACGCGCTCGCCTTCGATCTCATCACCCGCGATTTCATCGATCTCTTCGGCGGGATACAGGACCTCCGCCGTCATGTGATACGCACGGTCGGCGACCCGCACGAGCGTTTCGGAGAGGACGGGCTTCGCATCATGCGGGCGATACGCTTCGCATCCGTGCTGCATTTCGTCATCGAAGAAGAGACCTTCGCCGCCATCGGCGGAGCGCTTGCGGTATTCTCGAAAGTGGCCGCCGAACGCATACGCGAGGAATTGAACCGAATACTCGAAAGCGATGACCCGTTCTCCGGCATCGAGCTCATGCGCAAGAGCGGCATATTGAAACTGGTCCTGCCCGAACTCGAAGAGGGCTACGGCGTACGCCAGAACCGTTTCCATGCCTATGACGTGTACTATCACAATCTCAATTCCTGCAAGGCCGTGCCGACCGGCAAGCCGGAAGAGACGCGGCTCATCAGACTTGCGGCGCTCCTCCACGACATCGCAAAGCCGCGGACACAGAAGAAGATCGATAAACAGGAAGAGCTCGTCTACTATAATCACGAAATAGTCGGCGCAGCGATGGCGCGGCGCATCATGAAGCGTCTTAAATATTCCCGCGCGGAAACGGAATTCGTGGAGCATCTGATACGCAATCATATGTTCTATTATCAGGACGAGTGGACGGACGCCGCGGTCAGGCGTTTCATGAACAAGGTCGGTCTCGAGCACATACGCTCGCTCCTTACGCTCCGCGAAGCGGACCGCATCGGCAACGGGAAACGCAAGCGCGGTGAAAGCGGCGCGATACCGAAGCTCCTCCGCCGCATCGACATCATCATCGAAGAGGCGAATGCGATCACCGTGAAGGACCTCGTCATCAACGGCACCGATATCATGACGCTCTTCGCGCTCCCCCCGGGACCGATCGTCGGGAAGATACTCGATCACTGCCTCGAGCTCATTCTCGATGAGCCAAAGCTCAATGAACGCGAGGCGCTTCTCGCTGAAGTGAGGAAGTATCTCGATTCGCTCTCGCCGGAAGAGCGCGAGCGAATGATGCGCCGGCGCTGA
- a CDS encoding SNF2-related protein: MNIGVDISSLSLASASGLTYTVKLEVLHNDGRADYISGIRDTMRAFTGKDAALQDAFYARYGGGRERISDGSRELIGRIAQYAECGGKDDLFGFTPVFRGSIDDRLFFEGETAHDFMNFIADYPFVDAVKQSPVLTFAAGGDISFAVSAHADTFSITPVFSADGKTYPHAELFWYGRHLFAGRTVYTPSCDVRSLAQLFGVSSKDPRAKPMIVTRDSFPSFMRKIHPVLARIASIALPEDFGGDVPSAVPVIYLDEDGHVRGHLSFRYGGEACAVPGVGERYILPENVTCRELPSSHRDERVEAKAIDMFRSLFGGATLFGADGMEETNTPFGISFSLTDDRSALRFVREIYPLLTLRGFETCVSRSFTRFSSIRELTLTASVDDAGDWFSVRFAIDGISPEDVRAVMKAIRVGRTSIRLSDGTLAGIASDGNRRMTSLIDGLGVVIDGDAARIERSHIPLIMALASHPENIALGKGALHVLASFSEAPPPVAAGNGLEDILRHYQSEGVAFLAHRSSLGLNCILADDMGLGKTLMALAFLAHLHRKNKRPLLVVCPSSLVFNWENEAKRFVSGLRIAALSGSPESRASSFASDADLYITSYASMVNDIAMHRERTYAAVVLDEAQQIKNHESQRARLVRELTADVRLALTGTPIENRILELWSIGDFLMPGIFGERASFEKRYGSLAAGDAGLDMLRAQLKTFVLRRTKTEVAPELPPRIETTLVCDLYEEQKKLYLAVREQAVSDVKKVFAERGKTRSYLSIFAALTKLKQVVCHPALVASLVASLVAPLDAVSADGVPCAESAKTDLFLELADELSRSGRRALVFSQYTSMLDILSKALDERGYAHLRLDGSTKDRGDVVAAFQRDDGPPFFLISLRAGGTGLTLTAADTVILYDLWWNPAVERQAADRAHRIGQTKTVNIYRLIARGTIEERILALQAKKAALADSLIDEESFSKSTLTEDDIAMLLGND, encoded by the coding sequence GTGAACATCGGTGTTGATATCAGTTCTCTTTCCCTCGCGTCGGCGAGCGGACTCACCTATACCGTAAAGCTCGAGGTGCTCCACAACGACGGGAGGGCGGATTATATTTCCGGCATTCGCGATACGATGCGTGCATTCACGGGGAAGGACGCCGCTTTGCAGGATGCTTTCTACGCCCGATACGGGGGCGGCCGTGAACGGATAAGCGATGGGTCGCGGGAGCTCATCGGGCGTATTGCGCAGTATGCCGAATGCGGCGGCAAAGATGATCTCTTCGGGTTCACGCCGGTCTTCCGCGGCAGCATCGATGACAGGCTCTTTTTTGAGGGCGAGACGGCGCATGATTTCATGAATTTCATCGCCGATTATCCGTTCGTCGATGCGGTGAAGCAGAGTCCGGTGCTCACCTTCGCAGCCGGCGGGGATATTTCGTTCGCCGTGAGCGCTCATGCCGATACGTTCTCGATAACGCCGGTGTTCAGCGCGGACGGGAAGACATACCCGCATGCCGAGCTTTTCTGGTACGGGCGGCATCTCTTCGCCGGGCGCACCGTGTACACGCCGTCGTGCGATGTGCGTTCGCTTGCACAACTGTTCGGCGTATCGTCGAAGGACCCGCGTGCGAAGCCGATGATCGTTACGCGCGATTCGTTCCCTTCGTTCATGAGGAAGATACATCCCGTTCTCGCGCGCATTGCTTCGATAGCGCTGCCGGAGGACTTCGGCGGCGATGTGCCCAGCGCCGTGCCGGTCATCTATCTCGATGAGGACGGTCATGTCCGCGGACATCTGTCGTTCCGCTACGGGGGTGAGGCTTGTGCCGTTCCCGGCGTCGGCGAGCGATATATACTCCCTGAGAACGTTACGTGCAGGGAGCTGCCATCCTCACATCGCGACGAGAGGGTCGAGGCGAAGGCGATAGATATGTTCCGCTCGCTCTTCGGCGGTGCGACGCTCTTCGGCGCCGACGGCATGGAGGAGACGAATACGCCGTTCGGCATATCGTTCTCGCTTACGGATGACAGATCGGCGCTCAGATTCGTCCGTGAGATATATCCATTGCTTACACTGCGCGGATTTGAAACATGTGTTTCGCGATCGTTCACGCGTTTCTCTTCGATACGCGAGCTGACGCTCACGGCATCCGTGGATGACGCTGGCGACTGGTTCTCCGTGCGTTTTGCCATCGACGGTATATCTCCCGAGGATGTGCGTGCGGTCATGAAGGCGATACGCGTTGGGCGCACCTCGATACGGCTGTCCGACGGCACGCTTGCGGGCATTGCGTCCGACGGGAACCGCCGTATGACATCGCTCATTGATGGGCTCGGTGTGGTCATAGATGGTGATGCGGCGCGCATTGAACGCTCGCATATACCGCTCATCATGGCGCTTGCATCGCACCCGGAGAACATCGCCCTCGGGAAGGGAGCGCTGCACGTGCTTGCATCGTTCTCAGAAGCGCCGCCGCCCGTCGCTGCCGGGAACGGACTTGAGGATATACTCAGACATTATCAGAGCGAGGGCGTGGCGTTCCTTGCGCATCGGTCATCGCTCGGGCTCAACTGCATTCTCGCCGACGATATGGGCCTGGGCAAAACGCTCATGGCGCTCGCGTTCCTTGCGCATCTGCACAGGAAAAACAAGCGTCCGCTGCTCGTTGTCTGTCCATCATCGCTGGTATTCAACTGGGAGAACGAGGCGAAACGATTCGTATCAGGCCTGCGCATTGCCGCGCTTTCGGGAAGCCCGGAAAGCCGTGCGTCATCCTTTGCATCGGATGCCGACCTGTATATCACGAGCTATGCTTCAATGGTGAACGACATCGCGATGCACCGCGAACGAACGTACGCCGCCGTGGTGCTCGACGAGGCACAGCAGATAAAGAATCACGAGAGCCAGCGCGCAAGGCTCGTTCGGGAGCTTACCGCCGATGTCAGGCTCGCGCTCACCGGTACGCCCATCGAGAACCGGATACTCGAGCTCTGGTCCATCGGGGATTTTCTCATGCCGGGGATATTCGGTGAGCGCGCATCGTTCGAAAAGCGCTACGGATCGCTCGCCGCGGGGGATGCCGGTCTCGATATGCTCCGTGCACAGTTAAAGACGTTCGTTTTGAGGCGTACCAAGACCGAGGTGGCGCCGGAACTTCCGCCGCGTATCGAAACAACGCTTGTCTGTGACCTGTACGAGGAGCAGAAAAAGCTCTACCTCGCCGTGCGCGAGCAGGCGGTATCCGATGTGAAAAAGGTGTTCGCCGAACGCGGGAAGACACGGTCGTATCTGTCGATATTCGCTGCCCTCACGAAATTGAAACAGGTGGTATGCCATCCAGCACTTGTTGCATCGCTTGTCGCATCACTTGTTGCACCGCTTGATGCAGTAAGTGCTGACGGCGTGCCCTGTGCAGAGAGCGCTAAGACCGATCTGTTCCTCGAGCTTGCCGATGAATTATCGAGGAGCGGTCGGCGCGCGCTCGTGTTCAGTCAGTATACATCGATGCTTGATATCCTGTCGAAAGCACTGGACGAACGCGGCTACGCGCATCTGCGTCTGGACGGAAGCACGAAGGACCGCGGGGATGTAGTGGCTGCTTTTCAGCGTGATGACGGTCCGCCGTTCTTTCTCATCAGCCTGCGTGCCGGCGGAACGGGGCTTACGCTCACCGCGGCCGATACGGTCATTCTCTACGATCTCTGGTGGAACCCGGCGGTGGAACGGCAGGCGGCGGACCGTGCGCACCGCATCGGGCAGACGAAGACGGTGAACATCTACCGGCTCATCGCGCGTGGCACCATAGAGGAACGCATCCTTGCCTTGCAGGCGAAGAAGGCGGCGCTCGCCGACTCGCTCATCGACGAGGAGTCGTTCTCGAAAAGTACATTGACGGAAGATGATATCGCCATGCTCCTTGGGAATGACTGA
- a CDS encoding carbonic anhydrase, whose amino-acid sequence MRSIQLFLLFCASAILFPSTTGKGISAHDARERLTAGNKRFTTGTMQHGHMTSARRMATAKDGQRPFATVLTCSDSRVPPEVLFDTGLGDVFVVRVAGNVCAANEAGSIEYGAGHVGTRLVVVLGHTKCGAVTAVVKGEHVSPVIAKLVKPITPAAYRAHIMNGPCCVEKEIRTAIALNIFNAITDLFRQSAELRSLVREGKAEVVGALYDIESGKVHWLGKHTEERSLIRTR is encoded by the coding sequence ATGCGATCTATCCAATTATTCCTGCTGTTCTGTGCTTCAGCGATACTTTTCCCGTCGACGACGGGGAAAGGCATATCCGCTCACGATGCACGCGAACGTCTTACCGCAGGCAATAAACGATTCACTACCGGCACCATGCAGCATGGCCATATGACGAGCGCACGCCGCATGGCGACGGCAAAGGACGGCCAAAGACCGTTCGCCACCGTGCTCACCTGTTCGGACTCGCGTGTTCCGCCGGAAGTACTTTTTGACACCGGTCTCGGCGATGTGTTCGTGGTGCGCGTAGCGGGCAACGTATGTGCCGCGAACGAAGCAGGATCGATAGAATACGGTGCTGGACATGTAGGCACACGCCTTGTCGTTGTGCTCGGACATACGAAATGCGGGGCGGTCACCGCGGTGGTCAAGGGAGAACATGTCAGCCCGGTCATCGCGAAACTCGTAAAGCCGATAACACCGGCAGCGTATCGTGCGCATATCATGAACGGACCATGCTGCGTTGAAAAAGAGATCCGCACCGCCATTGCGCTGAATATCTTCAATGCTATAACAGACCTCTTTCGACAGAGCGCCGAACTCCGGTCGCTTGTACGCGAGGGAAAGGCCGAGGTCGTCGGCGCGCTCTATGACATCGAGAGCGGGAAGGTGCACTGGCTGGGGAAGCACACGGAAGAGCGGTCGCTTATCCGCACGCGCTGA
- a CDS encoding GDSL-type esterase/lipase family protein translates to MRIFGVRSLCTTLLFFVAIMHADETTGGVMGRTQGKITGGATGTYDPKVPEELRIRDGLPNFFAKMQAGGTVRIAYLGGSITAANGWRPKSVAWFKSQYPATEFVEINAAISGTGSDYGACRIAGDVLSKAPDLVFMEHRVNGGGGYESRSVEGIVRQVWKKDPRTDICLIYTINLPMLNDMQSGKTPRFGAIMETMANAYGIPSIDLGVEIAKREKAGELIFKASAPVEGKIVFSADGTHPGNEGHDVYRDVIARSMLAMKAEGNTGEHLLIAPLDAKCWETAGLVPIQNASLSAGWSLVDTNKDPIYREDFGRTHAMLRGAMKCSAVGETVTMRWKGTTIGFSDIPQGTGMEVEVIIDDAAPLIIKRTQTEKIKRYARIFYLPEQSPGEHTAVVRIKELPDGVSSYAGQILVVGAALP, encoded by the coding sequence ATGAGAATATTCGGCGTACGATCGCTCTGCACAACACTGCTGTTCTTCGTGGCGATCATGCATGCCGATGAGACGACGGGAGGGGTCATGGGCCGTACGCAGGGGAAGATAACGGGCGGCGCAACGGGCACATACGACCCGAAAGTCCCCGAGGAGCTTCGCATCCGTGATGGCCTCCCGAATTTCTTCGCGAAGATGCAAGCGGGAGGTACGGTTCGTATCGCCTATCTCGGCGGCAGTATCACCGCGGCGAACGGCTGGCGTCCGAAGAGTGTTGCGTGGTTCAAGTCACAATATCCCGCAACGGAATTCGTGGAGATCAATGCTGCCATATCCGGCACCGGCTCGGACTACGGCGCATGCCGTATCGCCGGGGATGTGCTTTCCAAGGCCCCCGATCTCGTTTTCATGGAACACCGAGTGAACGGCGGCGGCGGATATGAATCGAGATCGGTCGAAGGCATAGTCCGTCAGGTGTGGAAGAAAGATCCGCGCACGGATATTTGTCTGATATATACGATAAACCTCCCCATGCTCAATGACATGCAATCGGGGAAAACACCGCGGTTCGGCGCGATCATGGAGACGATGGCGAACGCGTATGGCATCCCCTCGATCGATCTGGGCGTCGAGATAGCCAAACGCGAAAAGGCAGGGGAACTCATATTCAAAGCCTCCGCCCCCGTGGAGGGCAAAATCGTGTTCTCTGCGGACGGCACGCATCCCGGGAACGAAGGGCATGATGTATACCGCGATGTCATCGCTCGTTCGATGCTCGCCATGAAAGCCGAAGGAAATACCGGGGAACATCTGCTCATCGCTCCGCTCGATGCGAAATGCTGGGAAACCGCGGGTCTCGTCCCGATACAGAACGCATCCTTAAGCGCAGGATGGTCGCTCGTCGATACGAATAAAGACCCGATATACCGAGAAGACTTCGGGCGAACGCATGCGATGCTGCGCGGTGCGATGAAATGCAGCGCGGTCGGCGAGACCGTTACGATGCGATGGAAAGGAACGACCATCGGCTTCAGCGATATTCCCCAGGGGACCGGCATGGAAGTGGAAGTGATCATCGATGACGCAGCACCGCTAATCATCAAGCGGACGCAGACGGAAAAGATAAAGCGATATGCCCGCATCTTCTATCTGCCGGAGCAGTCGCCCGGTGAACATACTGCGGTAGTGCGTATCAAGGAATTACCGGATGGCGTTTCCAGTTATGCGGGGCAGATCCTTGTTGTGGGAGCCGCGCTGCCGTAA
- a CDS encoding aldolase/citrate lyase family protein, whose amino-acid sequence MTSIRKALLERKVTLGSWIQIGHAVSGEVLARAGFDWLAVDMEHTDIGYEAFTSIARGIKPLPVLARVEQNETLAIRRVLDAGASGVIVPLVNTKEEAERAVASAKYPPKGIRGFAYIRPNNYGVDFDAYVKTANDDIAVVVMIESKQGVENIDEILSVDGVDGVFIGPYDMSGSYGVPGETAHPSVVKACADVVAACTRAKKSAGLHVVVPEEANVKRAFSQGFTFIALGVDTYFIASAAALALARARSSR is encoded by the coding sequence ATGACGAGCATTCGCAAGGCCCTTCTTGAACGAAAAGTGACTCTCGGAAGCTGGATACAGATAGGCCATGCGGTGTCCGGCGAAGTGCTCGCCCGCGCCGGTTTCGACTGGCTCGCGGTGGATATGGAACACACCGACATCGGTTACGAAGCATTCACGTCGATAGCGCGGGGCATCAAGCCGCTTCCGGTGCTGGCGCGCGTGGAACAGAACGAAACGCTCGCGATACGCCGTGTGCTCGATGCAGGCGCTTCGGGCGTCATCGTACCGCTCGTGAACACGAAAGAAGAAGCGGAGCGCGCTGTCGCTTCGGCGAAGTACCCGCCCAAGGGCATACGCGGTTTCGCGTACATCCGCCCCAACAATTACGGCGTCGATTTCGATGCATATGTGAAAACGGCGAACGATGATATTGCCGTTGTCGTCATGATAGAATCGAAACAGGGCGTGGAGAACATCGATGAGATACTGTCGGTGGATGGTGTGGATGGCGTGTTCATTGGACCCTACGACATGAGCGGCTCGTACGGCGTACCGGGAGAAACGGCACACCCGTCGGTAGTGAAGGCCTGTGCCGATGTTGTCGCCGCATGCACACGCGCGAAGAAGTCCGCGGGGCTCCATGTCGTCGTGCCGGAAGAAGCGAACGTGAAACGCGCGTTCTCGCAGGGGTTCACCTTCATCGCGCTCGGCGTGGACACGTATTTTATTGCGAGCGCTGCTGCACTGGCGCTTGCGCGTGCGCGATCGAGCCGGTAG